The following are from one region of the Myxococcales bacterium genome:
- a CDS encoding cation diffusion facilitator family transporter, with protein MLVYILGANLAVAAAKAIYGAASGSLAVSSDALHSLLDASTNVVGLLVMRLAFAPPDEAHPYGHQKIEVLASAAVGVAVGVAAVRFGWGAIAALVANRPAPQATLTGFGVVAGTWVVNLVVAGVEARKARQLKSPLLTADAAHTASDVFVTTAVLASMAGSRLGWAWADPVGALVVFLVIGRVSWIITTKNLTVLLDAAVIETAELTRLVEGHPDVLKCHRVRSRGTVSSVAVDLHIHLEPDMSLARAHEVAHEVEVALRARFPEIADVVIHMEPEAHGPGPGERPETSAESRPADGATGG; from the coding sequence GTGTTGGTGTACATCCTGGGCGCGAACCTCGCCGTGGCCGCTGCCAAGGCGATCTACGGAGCGGCGTCGGGCTCTCTGGCGGTTTCGAGCGACGCGCTCCATTCGCTGTTGGATGCGTCTACCAACGTGGTGGGGTTGCTCGTCATGCGTCTGGCGTTTGCGCCCCCCGACGAGGCCCATCCTTACGGTCACCAAAAGATCGAGGTGCTGGCTTCGGCCGCGGTGGGTGTCGCGGTGGGCGTGGCCGCGGTCCGGTTCGGCTGGGGCGCGATCGCCGCGCTCGTGGCCAACCGACCGGCACCGCAGGCGACCCTGACAGGCTTTGGGGTGGTGGCAGGCACGTGGGTGGTCAATCTGGTCGTGGCCGGTGTGGAGGCCCGGAAGGCGCGTCAGCTCAAGAGCCCCCTTCTGACCGCGGACGCGGCCCACACGGCCTCGGACGTCTTCGTGACCACGGCGGTGTTGGCATCCATGGCGGGCTCGCGGCTCGGCTGGGCTTGGGCGGATCCGGTGGGAGCCCTGGTGGTCTTCCTGGTCATTGGAAGGGTCTCGTGGATCATCACCACGAAGAACCTGACGGTGTTGTTGGACGCCGCGGTGATCGAGACGGCGGAACTCACCCGCCTCGTGGAGGGGCACCCCGACGTGCTGAAGTGTCACCGTGTCAGGTCCCGCGGCACGGTCTCGTCCGTGGCCGTGGATCTGCACATTCACCTCGAACCGGACATGTCGCTGGCCCGCGCGCACGAAGTGGCGCATGAGGTCGAGGTCGCGCTGCGGGCCCGGTTCCCGGAGATCGCGGACGTCGTCATTCACATGGAGCCCGAGGCGCATGGACCGGGCCCGGGCGAGCGCCCGGAGACCTCGGCCGAGTCACGCCCTGCGGACGGCGCCACCGGCGGGTGA
- the glgX gene encoding glycogen debranching protein GlgX: MRSPVASTPSLPVVHRGGASPLSPPADKLEKSPEPPANPARRLASGEAVEVWPGRPFPLGAAYDGAGTNFSLFSEAATRVELCLFDERHRETRVALPEMTANCWHGYLPHVRPGQRYGFRVHGPWAPEQGARCDANKLLLDPYAKAFDGEVRWDDSLFTYKLQGEGRNRRNSAPFVPKAVVVNPYFDWGNDRPLFRSMNETVIYEVHVKGFSARNPGIPPDLRGTYAGLSHPDSIDYLERLGVSAVELMPIHQFIHDGHLQSRGLRNYWGYNTLGFFAPHNEYASLRGGGEQVHEFKSMVKTLHEAGIEVILDVVYNHTCEGNHLGPTLSWKGIDNASYYRPVPEAPQYYMDYTGTGNTLNMRHPHVMQLIMDSLRYWVTEMHVDGFRFDLASVLARELHAVDRLSTFFHLIQQDPIISQVKLIAEPWDVGEGGYQVGNFPPLWSEWNGQYRDRVRDFWRGQDQTLPQIADGFTGSSNLYGSNGRRPYSSINFVTAHDGFTLRDLVSYNDKHNEANGEDNRDGESHNRSWNCGAEGSTDDTEVLRLRAQQQRNMLFTVMLSQGVPMLLYGDELGRTQGGNNNAYCQDNELTWIDWENLDLELLAFTRRLIEMRNTHHVFRRRRWFQGSNIRGTQLTDIGWFRPDGEEMADPDWHTGFAKSLGVFLNGKGIPSPDARGYRLRDDDFFVVFNAHFESMLFTLPASCGKGAFRKEIDTQMPAPAALSIETGAPFEVAARSAQLWRRPNPEMRRW; this comes from the coding sequence ATGAGATCCCCCGTGGCATCCACGCCTTCGTTGCCGGTCGTACATCGGGGCGGGGCAAGCCCCCTGTCGCCGCCTGCTGACAAGCTCGAGAAGAGCCCAGAGCCTCCCGCGAACCCGGCGCGGCGGCTGGCCTCGGGCGAAGCGGTGGAGGTGTGGCCGGGGCGCCCCTTTCCCCTGGGCGCTGCCTACGATGGCGCCGGCACCAACTTTTCCCTGTTCTCCGAAGCGGCCACCCGCGTGGAGCTATGTTTGTTCGACGAACGACACCGGGAGACGCGGGTGGCTTTGCCCGAGATGACCGCGAACTGCTGGCACGGCTATCTTCCCCACGTCCGGCCCGGGCAGCGCTATGGCTTTCGCGTGCACGGGCCGTGGGCGCCGGAGCAGGGCGCGCGCTGCGATGCCAACAAGCTTCTGCTCGACCCTTACGCCAAGGCCTTCGATGGCGAGGTAAGGTGGGACGACTCTTTATTCACGTACAAGCTGCAGGGTGAGGGGCGGAACCGACGAAACAGCGCGCCGTTCGTGCCGAAGGCGGTCGTGGTGAACCCCTATTTCGACTGGGGCAACGATCGGCCGCTCTTCCGTTCGATGAACGAGACCGTGATCTACGAGGTGCACGTCAAGGGCTTCTCGGCGCGGAACCCGGGCATCCCGCCCGACCTGCGGGGGACCTACGCGGGGCTGTCTCATCCCGATTCCATCGACTATCTCGAACGGCTTGGCGTCAGCGCCGTGGAGCTGATGCCGATTCACCAGTTCATTCACGACGGGCATCTGCAGAGCCGAGGGCTGCGGAACTACTGGGGGTACAACACGCTCGGATTCTTCGCCCCTCACAACGAATACGCCAGCCTACGAGGCGGTGGCGAGCAAGTGCACGAATTCAAGAGCATGGTCAAGACTCTGCACGAGGCTGGCATCGAGGTCATTCTCGACGTGGTCTACAACCACACCTGCGAAGGCAACCACCTTGGCCCCACCCTGAGCTGGAAAGGCATCGACAACGCTTCGTACTATCGCCCCGTGCCCGAAGCGCCCCAGTACTACATGGACTATACCGGTACGGGGAACACGCTCAACATGCGGCACCCGCACGTGATGCAGCTGATCATGGATTCGCTGCGCTACTGGGTGACGGAGATGCACGTGGATGGCTTTCGCTTCGATCTGGCGTCCGTCCTGGCCCGCGAGCTGCACGCCGTGGACCGGCTCTCCACCTTCTTTCATCTCATTCAGCAAGATCCCATCATTAGCCAGGTGAAGCTGATCGCCGAGCCCTGGGACGTGGGCGAGGGTGGCTACCAGGTTGGAAACTTTCCCCCTTTGTGGAGCGAGTGGAACGGCCAGTACCGCGATCGCGTGCGGGACTTTTGGCGGGGACAGGACCAAACCCTGCCGCAGATCGCCGACGGGTTTACGGGCAGCTCGAATCTTTATGGCAGCAATGGCCGTCGCCCCTATTCGTCGATCAACTTCGTCACCGCCCACGATGGGTTCACGCTGCGCGATCTCGTGAGCTACAACGACAAGCACAACGAGGCCAACGGCGAGGACAACCGTGATGGCGAGTCACACAACCGCTCGTGGAACTGCGGAGCGGAGGGCTCCACGGACGACACGGAGGTGCTCCGGCTGAGAGCCCAGCAGCAGCGCAACATGCTGTTCACGGTCATGTTGTCCCAGGGCGTGCCCATGTTGCTGTATGGAGACGAACTCGGGCGTACGCAAGGCGGGAATAACAACGCCTACTGCCAGGACAACGAGCTGACCTGGATTGATTGGGAGAACCTGGATCTCGAGCTGCTCGCCTTCACCAGGCGCCTCATCGAGATGCGAAACACGCACCACGTGTTCCGTCGACGACGGTGGTTTCAGGGGTCGAACATCCGCGGCACCCAGCTCACGGACATCGGCTGGTTCCGTCCCGATGGCGAGGAAATGGCCGACCCCGATTGGCATACGGGCTTCGCAAAAAGCCTGGGGGTGTTCTTGAATGGCAAGGGCATCCCCAGCCCTGATGCGCGAGGCTATCGCTTGCGCGACGATGATTTTTTCGTTGTGTTCAATGCCCACTTCGAGTCGATGCTGTTCACGTTGCCCGCGTCGTGTGGCAAGGGTGCTTTCCGCAAAGAGATCGATACGCAGATGCCGGCGCCCGCGGCCCTGTCCATCGAAACGGGAGCGCCTTTCGAGGTGGCCGCCCGATCGGCGCAGCTCTGGCGCCGTCCCAACCCCGAGATGCGGCGCTGGTAG
- the sppA gene encoding signal peptide peptidase SppA produces MEPGSRRSGGFFRKLGKLFMFVGIAWSVLLAGGLVTAFVFLSRTPKVPARTVLELRLDRKLQAAPSSGGLMDVLNPDRSSLRAVLRALDTGAEDDKVQGLLVYVGGDHGLATLQELRDAIVRFRKAGKFAYAFAHSFGEVAGGTGPYYLATACDEIWIQPSGSVGITGLRAEVPFVKELLAHVGVKADGQQRKSYKTAFNTFTQQGFTEAHAASTASLLEDTLGLLVADIAAARKLEPARVKELFAQGPFLAEDALGAKLVDHIGYHDQVLAAVKGRAQGGEMLYTGAYLERHGDDDEGKGPKVAVIYGVGTIVDGKGQIDPLSGSATLGAKTIAAALRQAARDKDVKAVIFRIDSPGGSYVASDTIWRETVELRNAGKPLIVSMGDVAASGGYFVAAGATKIVAEPATLTGSIGVYAFKLVTKDLWDKLGVSWGTLSTSPNADLWSSLSGFSPEDHKRLGRWLDFVYDDFTSKVALGRKMSAEAVEAVAQGRVFTGARAKELGLVDELGGMETALALAKEAAGLPKDKDVELVPLPERQGLLERLWGDERDSSEDDLESATWNAAWLERAATWAGHMEAAAPKGAPLQAPVPALH; encoded by the coding sequence ATGGAACCAGGTAGCCGTCGGTCGGGAGGCTTCTTCCGGAAGCTGGGTAAGCTCTTCATGTTCGTGGGGATCGCCTGGAGCGTGCTCCTGGCCGGCGGGCTCGTGACCGCCTTCGTCTTCCTGTCGCGCACACCCAAGGTGCCCGCGCGCACCGTGCTCGAGTTGCGACTGGACCGCAAACTGCAAGCCGCACCTTCTTCGGGCGGGCTCATGGATGTGCTCAACCCCGATCGCAGCAGCTTGCGGGCCGTGCTGCGCGCGCTGGACACGGGCGCGGAGGACGACAAGGTGCAGGGCCTGCTGGTTTACGTGGGCGGCGATCACGGCCTGGCCACGCTGCAGGAGCTGAGGGACGCCATCGTGCGCTTCCGCAAGGCAGGCAAGTTTGCGTACGCCTTCGCGCACAGCTTCGGAGAGGTGGCCGGAGGCACGGGCCCCTATTATCTGGCCACGGCCTGTGACGAGATTTGGATTCAACCCTCGGGCTCGGTAGGCATCACGGGCCTGCGCGCCGAAGTGCCGTTCGTCAAGGAGCTGCTCGCGCACGTCGGCGTCAAGGCAGACGGTCAGCAACGCAAGTCATACAAAACGGCGTTCAACACCTTCACCCAGCAAGGCTTCACCGAGGCCCACGCCGCGTCCACCGCCAGCCTGCTCGAAGACACGCTGGGGTTGCTGGTGGCCGACATCGCCGCGGCTCGCAAGCTCGAACCCGCCCGGGTCAAAGAACTGTTTGCGCAGGGGCCCTTCCTGGCCGAAGACGCCCTGGGTGCCAAGCTGGTGGATCACATCGGCTACCACGACCAGGTGCTGGCCGCAGTCAAGGGGCGCGCGCAGGGCGGCGAGATGCTCTACACGGGCGCCTACCTCGAGCGCCACGGCGACGACGACGAGGGCAAAGGTCCGAAGGTGGCAGTGATTTACGGCGTGGGCACGATCGTCGACGGCAAGGGACAGATCGACCCTCTTTCGGGCAGCGCCACGCTGGGGGCCAAAACGATCGCAGCGGCGCTCCGGCAGGCGGCACGCGACAAGGACGTCAAGGCCGTGATCTTCCGCATCGACAGCCCCGGCGGCTCCTACGTGGCTTCCGACACGATCTGGCGCGAGACGGTGGAGCTCCGCAACGCGGGCAAACCTCTCATCGTCTCGATGGGCGACGTGGCCGCTTCGGGCGGCTATTTCGTGGCCGCCGGAGCCACGAAGATCGTGGCGGAGCCCGCCACCCTCACAGGCTCCATCGGCGTTTACGCGTTCAAGCTGGTGACGAAGGACTTGTGGGACAAGCTGGGCGTCTCCTGGGGCACGCTTTCGACCTCACCGAATGCCGATCTGTGGTCTTCGTTGTCTGGCTTTTCGCCCGAGGACCACAAGCGCCTCGGGCGCTGGCTCGACTTCGTCTACGACGACTTCACGTCGAAGGTGGCGCTCGGCCGCAAGATGTCGGCTGAAGCTGTCGAAGCGGTCGCGCAGGGCCGCGTGTTCACGGGCGCACGCGCCAAGGAACTGGGGCTCGTGGACGAGCTTGGGGGCATGGAGACCGCGTTGGCGTTGGCCAAAGAAGCGGCGGGTCTTCCGAAGGACAAGGACGTCGAGCTGGTTCCCCTGCCCGAGCGGCAAGGCCTGCTCGAGCGCCTGTGGGGCGACGAACGCGACAGCAGCGAAGACGACCTCGAGAGCGCCACCTGGAACGCGGCGTGGCTCGAGCGGGCCGCCACGTGGGCCGGCCACATGGAAGCGGCCGCGCCGAAGGGTGCCCCCCTCCAAGCGCCCGTGCCGGCCCTGCACTGA